ATTACCCACAAGGTCAATGAGTCCACCTAAACTAGTAGGATCTAAATTCCCACGAGCAAATACTTTTGGGAGAACATCTTTCAAAGAAGGATTATCTTTTTCAATTGCATCCATTGCATTGTCTACTTCCTTTCCAATCACAGGAAGTTTTGCTTTAGATTGTAAATATGACCAGCGCGCTTTTTCGGGAACAAAGAAAACATTCTCTGCTTTGTATTCGTCTTTATCCTCCGGGTCTGCTCCGGCATAATCCCCTTTGCCGCTCTTTAGTTTTGTATGAAGTTCTTCAAATGCATCTGAAATATATTTTAGAAAAATGAGCCCAAGCACAATATGCTTGTATTCCGCTGCATCAATATTTTTTCTAAGCTTATCTGCCGCTTTCCAAAGTTGTTTTTCAATTGGTTCTTCTGTTTTATTCTCTTTTGGCTTTGCCATTAGTGCTCCGGTATATTTTTATGAGTATTGCAAATGATGTGATTTCGCATTTATTTAATTAAATGGAGTTTTTTGTTTTGCGATAACCTTATTAAATTTCTTATTTATTGAATCAAATAGCCTCTCAAATTTTTCTTCAGAAACCTGAGGTAACAAATTTGAATAATTACTTGGTATTTTTTGAATGAACAGTTTCGCTATTCTAGTTTTAAAAAAATCTATACCAATATTTTCAAATGCCTTCTCATACCGATGTATTATTCTTGGAATGGAATTGTTTAAAGCCAAAGTTTTTCCTATTAACTCTTTTTGATATGCTTCTTTTACAAGCTTATCAAATACATCATTATCAATTAAATCCTCAATATCCATTTCAGATATCTTCAAATCAATTTCATTTACGAAAATTATATTGTCTTCCTTTAATAGCTTTGATTTAAGCATTTCGTTTGCAGCATTTGTTGCTGTTTTTTCTGCATCTAATAAGGTTACTATTTTTAAATTCTGTGAAACTAATAGGGAAACTAAATAGGTAATTTTTGTTGCTCCACCTGCTGGAGTTATCACAATTTTTCGTTCCAAGCATTTCTTTCCCTTCTCTTGTAATAGTTGTGATATAGTAGATATATACCAATAATCTGTTATTCCTTCTACTATTAAGGTCATGTCACCTATAAATAAAGTCTGTGTAATATCATAGCCTGTAGCTGCTTGCAAAGGAAACAGAGTCTTATCGTCTCCTTGTGGATCGTTATTTACATATGTCCCCCTCTCTGTTTCAATGTTTACCGTTCGAATAGACTCAATAGAGTTTATAGGAATCATAAACGGCGAATGTGTTGTAAATAGTATTTGATTTGTAAAATCTTTTGCAAAATGGTTGAGTAAATCTTTTTGTGCCACAGCATGAAGATATAATCCTGGTTCGTCTAATAGCAAAATGGCATTTTTAGCTATACCATCCATAGTATCAGCGGCGAAAGTTATGTAGAAAGAGAAAAACCATTTAAAACCGCGGCTTCTTTCATTAAAATTTACCTCTACATCATAACTTGCATTCGGATCAGAAATGAGAGTATCAAAATGTCCACCATCAAGGTTGAATCGAATTTTAAGAGCTCTATCTTTCCAAAGTTCTTTTATTTTTTTTGTTACTACTGCTCCAGCTCGATTAGTTAGTTGCTGTCGAAGTTCATAACTTTGCGACTGTAAAGCTTGTAATTCTTGCGGATTTAATCCTGATACTTTCATGAGTTTGTCAAAATACTTATCTAATTCATTATTCTGTCCATTTGCTTTCCTTGCTATATATTGTTCAATATTTGCGTGACCGTTCAAATCGGGGTAGTCGGCTAAATAAATAAATTTTGGCAAAATGGATAGAACCCAGTTATCGATGTCCGTTTTAATATTTTTTTGCGAACTATCTTCCGCAGTTTGAATAAAATCTTTTTCTTCCAACCTATCAATATTAATAATGTACGCTGCTTTGTATGTCCTACCAATATAAACTTGACCAATGGGTTTTTGAATAGAAAATTTACTTTTAAACTCATCCATCTCAGATTTTATAAGATTCCATTTTGTTTCTACTACCAATAAGTTATCTTGATATGTAGAAAGATGCCGATCTCTTGGAAAATCTTTTACCTTATTAAAATTCGTCATTTTTCCGTCAGCAGGATTGAGATTATATAGTGCGTTTAATATGTTAGTCTTGCCGCTTTCATTGCGACCAACTAGGGGTGTTATCCTTGTAGTTTTGATCCATTCACTATTATTAATTGATCTGTAATTGCTTATTCTAAACTCTGTTAATTCCACTATTAGCCCCTTTTTTACAAAATGTATTAAATAAAAAAACACCTTCGAAATGCTGACATCTCTAGCATTTTATGAATTTAGCATTTTTCTGTCTATCTCAAAAAATTGGAAAACTAAATTTATGGCTCTGGAAATTTAAAGTAGTAATAGACATATGGAATGATTATTTTAAATCACGGATACAATTTATCTCTATCCTTCTCCGGTTTCTCAAGAAAAGTCTTCAAAGCAAGATTGACAATAAAATTCCTAGACCTAGACTTTCTTTTGGTTTCTTCTTCTAACTCCTCGCTCATCTCATTAGGAACTTGAATGGAAAAGATTGTTTTTTCTTTGTCTACCATGATTGCCTCTTTTTTCATCAAAAATCCTTAATTTTTAACTTTCAATCACTAAAATTATTAACTTTTAACTATTTTTGTTGTTTACTATTAACAATTATTATTAGTAATTGTTAATTATTCACTATAAATAATATACCACTCAACCACCAAACAAAAGGAGACCACCGATGCAACTCACGAACACACCGCCAAAAACAAAACACCGACCAACAGAAAACGCCAATCCACCGATGGGGTTACTCTTAATTATCTTCGTGGTGGGATTTTTCGTCTTGACTATTTTCTTATCTGAGACACCGAAACCAAGCAATGATTTATTCACCCTGGTGAATTTAGAATACAAGATAGATTCTGAGATTGCACTGACCAAAGAAGAGCGGGTAATCTACTGTAGACTCTTGCAGACTGTTAGAGGAATTTATTTAGACAACTGTGAGAATTTAGATTTTAAAACTGTTTTTTCTGGTGGTCGGATTATCTATCAGTCTTCTAAGAGAAAGGATTGTGAAAAAACGGATTTTCTGTTTAAGGATAAAAACAAAGCCTTGATTTGGGCGCGGGATCGTTTGGGGCATGATACGGAAAATATCTACGATAAAAAAAGAGGAATTCTTTTAGAATGGAAGAATCCGAAAGGGGATAAGGTCTATTGGAATCATGGAGACTGGGGCAAGGGACCCGGCTCTTCTAAGTTTCCTCATTTAAACTATTCCATTAGAAATTGTAATGGACATTTATTTTTAAAAGACAAAATTGTAAACAGGGGACAATGGGCAGAATTCGCTCGACATTTTAATCTATGAATATTTCAGAACTTACATTAAATCAAATCATTTCTACCAGTGGCGATTCTACTTTTCTCTCTTATAAGTATGAAAACCAAGTCCTCGAATTTACTCTTCATCATTCTGAATTGGACAATGATATTTTATTCAAAGTCGAAACCTCCGAGCTTCGTGTTTTGCTTCATGATAATTATGTTGGAGATACTACTTCTAAAACATGCTTCATAGAACTTCTCGAACTTTCGAAAGCTTTACCAGTAGCGAATAATCACTATATACCTTCCTCTGATTTTGGTAAACTCATGCAAGAATGTAGGTTAGGTCTTAATCTGGTCTATGGCAAGAAAGTTGAGGATAATCGGTATTTTCTTTCTTTGAAAGGAACGCATACTTTGCTTTGTTGTGTCTTGAAGGATTTGAGTAAGTTTACATTTCATGAAAACGGATAATCATAATTACCCCTGTCATTCCCGCGAAGGCGGGAATCCAGACTTTGAATCATATAATACTTAACACACAAATCTTTGTCTAATTCTAGATTCCCGCCTGCGCGGGAATGACAAAGCATTACCCTTCCTTTTACCTTCCGATAAGAAGACTATAACTCAAAGACAGTGGATAACCCGCATTAAACTCGGTGCAAAGTCCATCTGGCTCAGGAGTTTAGATGGTATCATAACCGAGTTTGATGCCCCATCATAATTGCACAATAGTAAACGTCTTCTTATACGCATTGTATACACGGGGTTAATTTCAATATACCTCTCATACCTTGTGCTCTTTGTGAAACCCTTGTGTTCCTTGTGTTAAAAAATCTTACCAGAACGAATGCGATGACCGTGTAACTAGCTCCTAATTACGCAGTTGAACCACTTATTGGTCGAACTGCGTAATTATTAGAAAAAAATATTTTTTACTTATTTTATTCTTTTTAGTTTTCAAGACCCTATCACGAAGATTATTTTAACTGAACTACAGCAAGGCTTGCTATAAGAGCATAACAGCGATAATCCACTTCCCTCCTTTTCCCCTTTCGCAAAGGGGATAGGGGATTTTAGAAGAGGGGAAAACAAGCATATACCACAAATAATAAAAAGATGGGGAGAGGTAGTAAGTTAAGGAAATTATTTTTATGAAATTACTTTCAATTTATACCAATTGCCAAAGGCAACTTCAAATCCCATATTTGATAATCTCATTTTGGCAATTGGGAATACCACTTTTCCGAAAAAAGTTACACTTTATTTTTCAAAACTGGTATTTAAAGCAAAAGTCATCGAGGTAATCGATGGCGATACATTCAAAGGAGAAGTAGATCTTGGATTTGACGTAACAATAACAAGACATTTTCGCGTGTTCGGAATCGACACACCGGAAATCTTCAAACCGAAAACAGATTCAGAAAGAGTAAGAGGAATCCTGGCAAAAGACAGAGCCTCAGAACTTCTTCTGGATAAGGAAGTAGAAGTTAAACTACATGGCACAGAAAAATATGGACGTGCTCTTGTAGAGGTTATTCTTCCGGGTAATCGTGATTATACTAATCTCATGATTCAAGAAGGATTTAGTAAAACAAAAGAGATGGTTGTGGCTTAGAACGGTCACCTCGAACAGCCTCACCGTGAGAGGTCTATCTTGCTTAACACTATCGTTTTTTGTCAGATAGATTTCTCACGCTCGCTTTGGCTCGGTTCGAAATGACTGTATAGTGGCATAATCATCATTAGCCACACGATGCGAAAAAGGACGACAATTAAAATCAAATAACTCAGCCCCGCAAAGATCGGGGCGAGAAAAAGGAACTTATTTATATGGGAAAATTAACAAAAAAAATATTAGGTAACGTTGGCGGAGCAGTTGGCGACATTACATTTTCAGGTTGGAACGGACAGACTGTTATCAAGGCAAAGTCAGAAGGTAGCAAAGCAGCACCAACCACTGCACAGCTCTTTGTAAGAGAAAAGTTTAAGGCAATGTCAAACCTTGCCAGTGCATTTGCACACGTCATCCCAATCGGTTTGGATGGAAAGGCAGAAGGTGTCACTGACTACAATCTTTTTAGAAAGTTGAATTATTCAAATCTCTCTGGCACTGCCGGGGCTTTAGTTGTGGATAATTCAATGATTGTGCTCAGTCGAGGAAGGTTAGAAGTATTAGATACTCTAGGCGTCTCCATAGCTGGGAGGATCATCACAGTCAATTGGAATTATGACAATTATGGAAATGGCACGGATAAAGTGACTATAGTTGCATATTGTCCGGCTTTTAAACAATCCTATGCCAACACTGCCTCCATTCGTTCTACCGGTAACGCAGCATTATCCGTTCCTAGCATTTGGGCTACCAAACAAGTCTTTGTCTATGCCTTCACAGGCAACGCAGAGATTTCCAGTGCAACCCAATACGTAGGAGTTGTAACAGTTTAACAAGGAGGCTTTTTTTTAATCCCCCTTTGTCCCCCTTTAAAAAAGGGGGTTTCGATGAAGAGTGACTTTTTACAGAAAGACACTTCTTAGAACAAAACCCCCTTTCGCAAAGGGGGATCAAGGGGGATTCTAACGCCTACTACTGAGTAACCACCATGGCAAAAATATCAAAAGAATTACACAACCATATTTCAGGTAAACTTGGAAACGTTGTCTATTATCAGAGAAACGGTAATACCTTCGTTAGAAGTTTGCCTTCTAAATACAAAGACAAAGAAAGTGAAAAGCAAATCATCAACCGAAAACGATTTTCGCAAGTCGGAAAGCTTTTTCAAATATTCAGACCAGCAATCAGGTATCATTTACCACCTGGAGCCTACAATAAAAGCTGCCTTTTCTATTCTTTGAATTCTTCCTTTGTAACCGCAACTCTAGACAATGTTTCTATAGAATACGACAAATTGGTATTATCCAATACTGTATTCAAGGAACTCATAGGGCTACAGGTTATTTCCTCTCCCAAGAAAGTTACCTTTCAATGGGAACCAGACAATCTACAGGATAATAGTTATTATGTTCTCTGTGTTGTCTATGCGAAAGGAATACAGCAAGTTTATGTTTCCGATGTCAAAAGAAAGGAACTCTCTGCTACAATAAATCTACCCGATGGTGCGGGGGAGATTATAACTTACACAATCGCACACAGGCGGACAGCATGACTGATCTATTGGTAAATATCAAAAAGAATGTATACGAGCTAGTATCTGCTATTTTATTTATTGCACTATTCTATTTTAAAAACAAGCTCATGCATGATTATTTTAGTTATCAAGGATTCTTTCAGTCTATTCGCTTTAAGATTTTAAAGATTGAAAAGCTTGCTCAGTTATTAGTTCTATCTGGTTCGGATAGAGTAGTTCTTTATGAGCTAATTGGAGATTATTTTATTCCTACCGCCTTTAGTTTACGGGATGGAATTAGTTTTCAACATTCTGAGAGAATTCCCAAAGCAAGTGGATTCTTTAATTGGTATCAGGCACTCGAAGAAGGAGGGGCAGAGATTTACAATGATTTGCCTGTATCTTCGCTTAATACCTGTAAGTCGATTCAATATTCACTCATCAAGAACCAAGAAGGAAGACCAAAGGCAATCTTAATGTTGCACTTTGTTTTCCAATCAGAAGGGACATCTCACTTGGCTCTTCTCAAACAATACAAATTAAAATTAAAGGACATTTTATATATGCAAAAAGAAGATTCAAAAAAACTTCTCGCTGTTCTCATTTCTTTTCTTACAAGACTTGTAGAACTCATCACAATTAAAAATATTTTACGAATTGCTTTAATGGCTCTAAATATTCGTATCATTCAGTTTGAGCTTTCCCGCGAGGGGTATACGTTCGTTACCCTCCCGATTTATGGATTACCCACAGAGATTCCGCTTGTCTTGCTTTTGTTTTTTGCGGCTCTTGCCAATTCTGGACTCTTAGAAGGATTTCTGTTTTT
This Leptospiraceae bacterium DNA region includes the following protein-coding sequences:
- a CDS encoding AAA family ATPase — protein: MELTEFRISNYRSINNSEWIKTTRITPLVGRNESGKTNILNALYNLNPADGKMTNFNKVKDFPRDRHLSTYQDNLLVVETKWNLIKSEMDEFKSKFSIQKPIGQVYIGRTYKAAYIINIDRLEEKDFIQTAEDSSQKNIKTDIDNWVLSILPKFIYLADYPDLNGHANIEQYIARKANGQNNELDKYFDKLMKVSGLNPQELQALQSQSYELRQQLTNRAGAVVTKKIKELWKDRALKIRFNLDGGHFDTLISDPNASYDVEVNFNERSRGFKWFFSFYITFAADTMDGIAKNAILLLDEPGLYLHAVAQKDLLNHFAKDFTNQILFTTHSPFMIPINSIESIRTVNIETERGTYVNNDPQGDDKTLFPLQAATGYDITQTLFIGDMTLIVEGITDYWYISTISQLLQEKGKKCLERKIVITPAGGATKITYLVSLLVSQNLKIVTLLDAEKTATNAANEMLKSKLLKEDNIIFVNEIDLKISEMDIEDLIDNDVFDKLVKEAYQKELIGKTLALNNSIPRIIHRYEKAFENIGIDFFKTRIAKLFIQKIPSNYSNLLPQVSEEKFERLFDSINKKFNKVIAKQKTPFN
- a CDS encoding thermonuclease family protein; amino-acid sequence: MPKATSNPIFDNLILAIGNTTFPKKVTLYFSKLVFKAKVIEVIDGDTFKGEVDLGFDVTITRHFRVFGIDTPEIFKPKTDSERVRGILAKDRASELLLDKEVEVKLHGTEKYGRALVEVILPGNRDYTNLMIQEGFSKTKEMVVA